A single Sphingomonas sp. IW22 DNA region contains:
- a CDS encoding succinate dehydrogenase assembly factor 2, which yields MDREHRLKRLRFRAWHRGTKEADLLIGGFFDRHHAEWSDGDIALFEQLLEEQDVDIMGWATGSQPVPPEYQGTMMKALEALNYVPIAR from the coding sequence TTGGATCGCGAACATCGGTTGAAGCGTCTGCGCTTTCGCGCCTGGCATCGCGGCACCAAGGAGGCCGATCTGCTGATCGGCGGCTTCTTCGACCGGCACCACGCCGAATGGAGCGACGGCGACATCGCGCTGTTCGAACAACTGCTTGAGGAGCAGGACGTGGACATCATGGGCTGGGCCACGGGCAGCCAGCCGGTGCCCCCCGAATATCAGGGCACGATGATGAAGGCGCTGGAGGCGCTGAACTACGTACCGATCGCTCGATAA